From Chloroflexota bacterium, one genomic window encodes:
- the cysT gene encoding sulfate ABC transporter permease subunit CysT — protein sequence MTTQTIERATPRLPWGRWSIRGAALTYLAVFLVLPLIVVVVDGLGAGVESITSVVSSPIARHAIWLTIWTGLVMSLINAVMGLLTAFVLVRYEFPGKTLLNAVVDLPFAIPTLVTGVMLVILYGPQAAIGGWLNQQLGWQVIFAPSGIILALLFTSFPFVVRSVQPVLINLDRSSEEAAATLGAPAWQIFWRVTLPALLPALVSGTLLSFARAIGEFGAIVVVAGNIPLRSQTAAVYVYGEIESGSQRDASAMSLVMLAIALGTMSLVDWLSRRREVQA from the coding sequence ATGACGACTCAAACAATTGAACGCGCGACCCCACGTTTACCGTGGGGTCGTTGGAGTATCCGTGGCGCTGCCTTAACCTATTTGGCAGTGTTTTTGGTATTGCCGTTAATTGTGGTAGTCGTTGATGGATTGGGCGCTGGCGTTGAATCGATCACCAGTGTGGTTAGCTCGCCAATTGCCCGCCATGCAATTTGGTTGACGATTTGGACTGGCCTCGTGATGTCGTTGATCAATGCAGTAATGGGCTTATTGACCGCATTCGTTTTGGTGCGTTATGAGTTTCCGGGCAAAACCTTATTGAATGCAGTCGTTGATTTGCCGTTTGCCATCCCCACCTTGGTCACAGGCGTGATGCTGGTGATTTTGTATGGGCCACAAGCGGCAATCGGCGGCTGGCTCAATCAACAGTTGGGTTGGCAAGTGATTTTCGCGCCCTCAGGCATCATTTTGGCCTTGCTGTTTACCTCGTTTCCATTTGTGGTGCGCTCGGTTCAGCCAGTCTTGATCAACCTTGATCGTTCAAGCGAAGAGGCTGCGGCAACGCTTGGCGCACCTGCTTGGCAAATTTTTTGGCGCGTGACCTTGCCAGCGTTGTTACCAGCCTTGGTTTCGGGCACATTGCTCAGTTTTGCGCGAGCCATTGGCGAATTTGGCGCGATTGTCGTGGTTGCTGGCAATATTCCGCTGCGTTCGCAAACTGCGGCTGTCTATGTTTATGGCGAGATCGAATCGGGCAGCCAACGTGATGCAAGCGCGATGTCGTTGGTGATGTTGGCAATTGCCCTTGGCACGATGAGCTTGGTCGATTGGCTCAGCCGACGGCGGGAGGTGCAAGCATGA
- a CDS encoding glycosyltransferase family 2 protein, producing the protein MDSQPDLSIVFPAYNEAENIEASILDAIQVLNSLGLNGEIVVVNDGSHDQTANVVRDVTTRHQQVHLINHEMNQGYGAAVWTGLTNATGKLVFFCDADRQFDLAELEKLVARRHHAPLVVGYRAPRRDPVLRRLNGWGWSHLVTLLFGYTARDIDCAFKMLDQRVIDTLRQQVQSRGATFSAELLVRAKRAGFQIAEVAIVGHRPRVAGNPTGAKLSVILRAFRELLQLYRVLNRERRTTKPATL; encoded by the coding sequence ATGGATTCGCAACCTGATCTTTCGATTGTTTTTCCGGCCTATAACGAGGCCGAAAATATTGAAGCCAGCATTCTCGATGCCATTCAAGTGCTCAATAGCCTTGGCTTGAACGGTGAGATTGTGGTGGTCAATGATGGCAGCCACGATCAGACAGCCAACGTTGTGCGCGATGTAACTACCCGTCATCAGCAGGTGCATTTGATCAACCACGAAATGAACCAAGGCTATGGCGCAGCAGTTTGGACAGGCCTAACCAACGCCACTGGCAAATTAGTCTTTTTCTGTGATGCTGATCGTCAATTTGATTTGGCTGAATTAGAAAAATTGGTGGCACGTCGCCATCATGCGCCGTTGGTGGTGGGTTATCGTGCACCGCGGCGCGACCCAGTTTTACGCCGTTTGAATGGCTGGGGCTGGAGCCATTTGGTGACGCTTTTGTTTGGCTACACCGCCCGCGACATCGATTGCGCCTTCAAAATGCTCGATCAACGGGTGATCGATACGCTGCGCCAACAGGTGCAATCACGCGGAGCAACCTTTAGCGCTGAATTATTGGTACGGGCCAAACGGGCAGGTTTTCAGATTGCCGAAGTGGCGATTGTTGGTCATCGTCCACGAGTCGCAGGCAACCCAACTGGGGCCAAATTGAGCGTGATTCTCCGCGCATTTCGCGAATTATTGCAGCTTTATCGCGTGCTCAATCGCGAGCGTCGCACAACCAAGCCCGCCACCCTCTAA
- a CDS encoding glycosyltransferase family 39 protein, with the protein MSASTTTSNLRRPLAWRIAQLTRSQALVLLSIILLFAGWLRLQNFDAVAEGNTYYTAATVAMTQSWHNFFFAAAEPGGSVTIDKPALGLWIQAIFGKLFGVSGTVVVLPQVLAGLATIGLLYWIVARRWGRSAGLLAAAIQAISPISIAVERTNNLDALLIVTLVGAMALFLVATERTSTKYLLLAGAVVGLGFNIKMMQAFLPLPALYAMYFFAAKTGWWRKIWQLGLTTLVLLAVSFSWAIAVDLVPASERPYIGSSDTNSVVNLILGYNGVERLTGREGQGMGGANPTTDDRQRPNATDGNAQTPPNGMTDEGMRGQFGGPTGRTGGGGPGMDSGESGLFRMFSSPMNTNIGWLLGAALFAVVGLAAHYIKQRRWPDADVWGWAGWLVTAFVVLSFAGFSHGYYSATIAPAIAGTLAIGITVWRRSTSKIVGLWLIGLVAAALVVQVIAAQPSVSGWLIPSLALGLALVAVGLAFRASWRVAATTVGIAAILLIPSEWAYKTSAMQQMNTTLPSAAAPTTNATGFAAGFAGNRNRSDSSSTSALATYLQERTSDTYYMLAVPSSMMGSSLVIETGRPVLMMGGFSGSDPVVDAADIAQLVADGKLRYIMTGGMGGAGRGGSSSVQTWVQQNCTAVTDAPSSQAGLDLPNGQMPNAQAAPTNGNAGGAQFAQNNSSLYRCGE; encoded by the coding sequence ATGAGCGCATCAACCACGACGAGCAATCTGCGCCGCCCATTGGCTTGGCGCATCGCCCAATTAACCCGTAGCCAAGCGTTGGTCCTGCTGAGTATCATTTTGCTATTTGCTGGCTGGTTGCGTTTGCAGAATTTCGATGCTGTAGCCGAGGGCAATACCTACTACACCGCCGCTACCGTCGCCATGACCCAATCGTGGCATAACTTCTTCTTTGCAGCAGCCGAGCCTGGTGGCTCAGTCACAATCGACAAGCCAGCACTAGGGTTATGGATTCAGGCGATTTTTGGTAAGTTGTTTGGGGTCAGCGGCACAGTGGTGGTGCTGCCACAAGTTTTGGCTGGTTTAGCCACAATCGGCCTGCTCTATTGGATTGTGGCACGACGCTGGGGGCGGTCGGCAGGCTTATTGGCGGCAGCGATTCAGGCGATCAGCCCAATTAGCATCGCCGTCGAACGTACTAATAATCTTGATGCGTTGTTGATTGTGACCTTGGTTGGTGCGATGGCCTTGTTTTTGGTGGCAACCGAGCGCACCAGCACTAAATATTTGTTATTGGCGGGCGCAGTGGTTGGCCTCGGCTTTAATATCAAAATGATGCAGGCCTTTTTGCCCTTGCCCGCCTTGTATGCGATGTACTTTTTTGCCGCTAAAACTGGCTGGTGGCGCAAGATTTGGCAACTTGGTTTGACCACACTTGTGCTGTTAGCGGTCAGCTTTTCGTGGGCGATTGCGGTTGATCTGGTTCCGGCCAGCGAACGGCCATACATCGGCAGCAGCGATACCAACTCGGTTGTCAACTTAATTTTGGGCTACAACGGAGTTGAGCGCTTGACTGGACGCGAAGGCCAAGGTATGGGCGGCGCAAATCCAACAACTGATGATCGCCAGCGACCCAATGCTACCGATGGCAACGCGCAAACTCCGCCCAACGGTATGACCGATGAAGGCATGCGCGGCCAATTTGGTGGCCCAACTGGCCGCACTGGCGGCGGTGGCCCAGGCATGGATAGCGGCGAATCGGGTTTATTCCGAATGTTCAGTTCACCAATGAACACTAACATTGGTTGGTTGCTAGGAGCGGCACTCTTCGCCGTGGTTGGCTTGGCTGCCCACTACATCAAGCAACGCCGCTGGCCCGATGCCGATGTTTGGGGCTGGGCAGGTTGGCTGGTTACCGCTTTTGTGGTGCTGAGTTTCGCTGGCTTTTCACATGGCTACTACAGCGCTACGATTGCTCCGGCAATTGCTGGCACACTGGCAATTGGCATCACGGTTTGGCGACGCAGCACCAGCAAGATCGTTGGTTTATGGCTGATCGGTTTGGTAGCAGCGGCTTTGGTAGTGCAAGTGATTGCTGCTCAGCCCAGCGTCAGCGGCTGGCTGATTCCCTCGCTGGCGCTGGGTTTGGCGCTGGTAGCGGTTGGCTTGGCGTTCCGAGCTTCGTGGCGGGTGGCGGCAACGACGGTTGGCATCGCCGCGATTCTGCTCATCCCTAGCGAATGGGCCTACAAAACGTCGGCAATGCAGCAAATGAATACAACCTTGCCCAGTGCTGCTGCCCCAACCACCAATGCCACTGGCTTTGCAGCGGGCTTTGCTGGCAATCGCAACCGCTCAGATAGCAGCAGCACCAGCGCTTTGGCAACCTATCTGCAAGAGCGTACTAGCGACACCTACTATATGCTTGCCGTGCCAAGCTCGATGATGGGTTCATCGCTGGTCATTGAAACTGGGCGGCCTGTTTTGATGATGGGCGGTTTTTCGGGTAGTGATCCGGTGGTTGATGCCGCTGATATTGCCCAGTTGGTGGCCGACGGCAAATTGCGCTATATCATGACTGGCGGTATGGGCGGTGCTGGCCGTGGTGGTAGTTCATCAGTGCAAACCTGGGTGCAACAAAACTGTACAGCAGTCACTGATGCACCGAGCAGTCAAGCGGGCCTTGATCTGCCTAATGGCCAAATGCCCAACGCCCAAGCAGCGCCCACGAATGGCAATGCTGGCGGCGCACAATTTGCTCAAAACAATTCATCATTGTATCGTTGTGGCGAATAA
- a CDS encoding CoA transferase, whose protein sequence is MLSSPLDGLLVLDLSRVLAGPYCTMILGDLGADVIKVEAPQGDDTRRWGPPFVAGESAYYLAVNRNKRSLVADLKTAADAALIRTIANHADILVENFRPGTLERFGLSLASLREQNPRLITLTISGMGATGPEAELPGYDFIVQATAGLMSITGSAEGEASKVGVAVVDLTTGMLASNAILAALYARERTGLGQHIDISLLEAQVAWLANVGSAYLVTGEEPIRYGNAHPTIVPYQTFEASDGAFALAVGNDRQWQQLCAVLQQPAWAEDPRFSTNPQRVQHRSALVDLLNHQFSQKPSAEWVALIQAAGIPVGAVRSVGQVLNDPQVLAREMVVSVPHPTIGDLKVLGIPFKFSATPASIRLAPPLLGQHSQEIHQQFNPKVPSKTD, encoded by the coding sequence ATGCTGAGTTCTCCGCTCGATGGCCTGCTAGTGCTCGACCTCTCACGGGTGCTGGCAGGCCCATATTGCACCATGATTCTTGGCGATCTTGGCGCTGATGTCATTAAAGTTGAAGCGCCGCAAGGCGATGATACCCGCCGCTGGGGGCCGCCGTTTGTTGCTGGCGAGAGCGCCTACTATTTGGCGGTCAATCGCAATAAACGCTCATTGGTCGCCGATCTCAAAACTGCCGCCGATGCTGCGTTGATTCGCACAATCGCCAACCACGCCGATATTTTGGTTGAGAACTTTCGGCCTGGCACACTCGAACGCTTTGGCTTGAGTTTAGCCAGCCTGCGCGAGCAAAATCCTCGATTGATTACCCTGACGATTAGCGGTATGGGCGCGACTGGGCCTGAGGCTGAGCTGCCGGGCTATGATTTTATTGTGCAAGCTACCGCAGGTTTGATGAGCATCACAGGATCAGCCGAGGGCGAGGCCAGCAAAGTTGGAGTTGCCGTCGTTGATTTGACCACTGGAATGTTGGCGAGCAACGCGATTTTGGCGGCGCTGTATGCCCGAGAACGCACAGGTTTGGGCCAACATATTGATATTTCATTGTTGGAAGCGCAAGTAGCTTGGCTGGCGAATGTTGGCAGTGCCTATTTAGTAACTGGCGAGGAGCCAATCCGCTATGGTAACGCCCACCCCACGATTGTGCCCTACCAAACCTTTGAGGCTAGCGATGGCGCGTTTGCCTTGGCAGTCGGCAATGATCGCCAATGGCAACAGTTATGTGCTGTTTTGCAACAACCAGCTTGGGCCGAAGACCCACGGTTTAGCACCAACCCGCAACGAGTGCAGCACCGCAGCGCATTGGTTGATTTGCTGAATCACCAGTTTAGCCAAAAACCAAGTGCCGAGTGGGTGGCGTTAATTCAAGCGGCGGGCATTCCGGTGGGCGCAGTGCGCAGCGTTGGCCAAGTGTTGAACGACCCGCAGGTGTTGGCTCGTGAAATGGTGGTCAGCGTGCCCCACCCAACGATTGGTGATTTAAAAGTCTTAGGAATTCCATTTAAATTCTCGGCAACACCCGCAAGTATTCGTTTGGCCCCACCACTACTGGGACAACATAGCCAAGAAATTCACCAACAATTTAACCCAAAAGTACCATCTAAAACCGACTGA
- a CDS encoding ATP-binding cassette domain-containing protein — MSIVLDQLTKRYEHHAVVNRVALQIHDGEFFVLLGPSGSGKSTILRMIAGLAPVDTGRIVLHGRDVTDLNPQARDVGFVFQNYALFEHMTVAENVEFALRIRKVERKQRTERRDQLLELVGLAGLGKRLPRQLSGGQQQRVALARALAHNPAVLLLDEPFGALDAKIRTDLRRNLRSIQRELGITTIFVTHDQEEAFELADRLGVMNMGRLLEVGTPNELYQRPQTEFVATFLGSANVLLGQCNDIGVQVGSMTFPLQTSSPAEHHPAVQVVIRPEDVVLARTEAALRCPALGQATVETQTFVGAFERIRLRLPALPDVHSIAPVRPFGEQAILIDALRNPDEARNLPIQGGDQLWIGVRRLHALSQRGLNVLMLADNQPVAETALNIGGNLARLAHARATVVARDGSEASLRARIQAVREQLGAGLPHLQTRLSTASLIETVRKETEHEPCDIVVLGTEARNAERDATQLLSVAQQHVLLVPPSAKPCNKALICVSDGEPSKEDVAFAGRLLGSVGASATLVSVATHSNDIERLERFLQTSAASLRRHEVVTATKVLVGNVAQSINAEIKRGGYDLVIVGAPLGAYSSNYDLGSVVGPLLSQISVPVLIIRSSYLQPMPERLALNVLETVA, encoded by the coding sequence ATGTCGATTGTGCTTGATCAACTGACCAAACGCTATGAACATCATGCGGTGGTTAATCGGGTGGCGCTGCAAATTCACGATGGTGAGTTTTTTGTGCTGCTAGGGCCGAGCGGTAGCGGCAAAAGCACGATTTTACGCATGATCGCGGGCTTGGCTCCGGTCGATACTGGCCGAATTGTGCTGCATGGCCGTGATGTAACTGATTTGAACCCTCAGGCCCGTGATGTGGGCTTTGTTTTTCAAAATTATGCTTTGTTTGAACATATGACCGTGGCCGAAAACGTTGAGTTTGCCTTGCGGATTCGCAAGGTCGAGCGCAAGCAACGCACTGAACGCCGCGATCAATTATTAGAATTAGTTGGTTTAGCAGGGTTGGGCAAGCGTTTGCCGCGCCAACTTTCGGGCGGCCAACAACAACGGGTCGCTTTAGCCCGCGCCTTGGCGCATAATCCAGCAGTTTTATTGCTCGACGAGCCGTTTGGGGCGCTCGATGCCAAAATTCGCACCGATTTACGGCGTAATTTGCGCAGCATTCAACGTGAATTAGGCATCACAACGATTTTTGTGACCCACGATCAAGAAGAAGCCTTTGAATTGGCCGACCGTTTGGGCGTGATGAATATGGGGCGTTTGCTTGAAGTTGGTACGCCGAATGAGCTGTATCAACGCCCACAAACCGAATTTGTTGCGACCTTCCTTGGTAGCGCCAACGTGCTGCTTGGCCAATGCAACGATATTGGGGTGCAGGTTGGCTCGATGACGTTTCCGTTGCAAACATCCAGCCCTGCCGAGCATCATCCGGCGGTGCAAGTGGTTATTCGACCTGAAGATGTGGTGTTGGCCAGAACCGAGGCCGCTTTACGCTGCCCAGCTTTAGGTCAAGCGACGGTCGAAACCCAAACCTTTGTGGGAGCATTTGAACGAATTCGCCTACGCCTGCCAGCCTTGCCCGATGTGCATTCGATCGCGCCAGTACGTCCTTTTGGCGAGCAAGCCATTTTGATCGATGCCCTGCGCAACCCCGACGAAGCCCGCAATTTGCCAATTCAGGGTGGCGACCAATTGTGGATCGGCGTGCGGCGTTTGCATGCGCTCAGTCAACGTGGACTGAATGTGCTGATGCTCGCCGATAATCAGCCCGTGGCTGAAACTGCCTTGAATATTGGCGGTAATTTGGCTCGGCTAGCCCATGCGCGGGCCACCGTGGTTGCGCGTGATGGCAGCGAAGCCAGCTTGCGTGCCCGCATTCAAGCGGTGCGCGAACAACTTGGGGCGGGCTTGCCGCATCTGCAAACCCGTTTATCGACGGCTAGCTTGATTGAAACTGTGCGCAAGGAAACCGAACACGAGCCATGCGATATTGTCGTGCTCGGCACTGAAGCACGCAACGCTGAGCGCGATGCAACTCAGCTGTTGAGCGTAGCTCAACAACATGTATTGCTCGTGCCACCAAGCGCCAAACCATGCAACAAAGCCTTAATTTGTGTCAGCGATGGCGAGCCGAGCAAAGAAGATGTGGCCTTCGCTGGGCGTTTGTTGGGTTCGGTTGGGGCCAGTGCCACTTTAGTTTCAGTCGCCACCCATAGCAACGACATTGAACGCCTAGAGCGCTTTTTACAAACCAGCGCGGCAAGTTTACGCCGCCATGAAGTTGTGACCGCAACCAAAGTGCTGGTTGGCAATGTAGCCCAAAGCATCAACGCCGAGATCAAACGCGGGGGCTATGATCTGGTGATTGTCGGTGCGCCACTCGGAGCTTACAGCAGCAATTATGACCTTGGCAGTGTGGTTGGCCCATTATTGAGCCAAATCAGCGTGCCAGTATTAATTATTCGTTCTAGTTATCTTCAGCCAATGCCTGAACGGCTGGCTTTGAATGTGTTGGAGACAGTGGCATGA
- a CDS encoding sulfate ABC transporter permease subunit, which produces MNWRKWLLISIVVGYMGILIIAPLGAIVFGAFREGTAAMLTALQHPHVLRSFGLTLIICLVVVAIHGIFGTLVAWVLVRHQFIGKAFVNRLLDLPFAMSPVIVGFTLIVLFGRNGVLKPLTEALDWQIAFALPGMILATLFVTLPFMVRELMPVLEAFGRKQEEAAATLGASGWQTFRLVTFPALRWAFLYGLGLTCARALGEFGAVLVISGGIQGRTETATVYIFRALDDRQYAGAYSAALLLGAISLVLVLVIDVFHRRSQKSIEQR; this is translated from the coding sequence ATGAACTGGCGCAAATGGCTGTTGATCAGCATTGTCGTAGGCTACATGGGCATTTTGATCATCGCCCCGCTAGGTGCAATTGTGTTTGGTGCCTTTCGCGAAGGCACAGCTGCAATGCTAACAGCGTTGCAACATCCCCATGTATTGCGCTCGTTTGGTCTAACCTTGATCATCTGTTTGGTAGTAGTAGCAATTCACGGCATCTTTGGCACGCTAGTGGCTTGGGTGTTGGTGCGGCATCAATTTATCGGCAAGGCATTCGTCAATCGGTTGCTCGATTTGCCATTTGCTATGTCGCCAGTGATCGTCGGTTTCACCTTAATTGTGCTGTTTGGGCGTAATGGTGTGCTCAAGCCACTAACCGAAGCGCTGGATTGGCAAATTGCCTTTGCTTTGCCTGGTATGATTTTGGCGACCTTGTTTGTAACTTTGCCGTTTATGGTGCGCGAGTTGATGCCTGTGCTAGAAGCATTTGGGCGCAAGCAAGAAGAGGCTGCCGCAACCTTGGGTGCCAGTGGCTGGCAAACCTTCCGCTTAGTCACATTTCCAGCCTTGCGTTGGGCTTTTTTATATGGTTTAGGCCTGACGTGTGCCCGCGCCTTGGGTGAATTTGGAGCGGTGTTAGTAATCAGCGGTGGGATTCAAGGACGCACCGAAACCGCCACGGTCTATATTTTCCGCGCCCTTGATGATCGTCAATATGCTGGAGCCTATAGTGCGGCCTTGCTACTTGGGGCCATCTCATTAGTGTTAGTATTAGTCATCGATGTGTTTCATCGGCGTTCACAAAAGAGTATAGAGCAACGCTAG
- a CDS encoding GtrA family protein encodes MTILIAEDRQRWWRFALVGLSGTLVDLILLGMLKMLGWATILANIVSYSVGIINNFWWNRRWTFASNNPAWLPQFLRFGAISLSALVINTLIVAVTEAPLNDLWQSHGYVLAKGVATMVGFAWNFGLNRIWTFNLEHEVVA; translated from the coding sequence ATGACTATTTTAATCGCTGAAGATCGGCAACGTTGGTGGCGTTTCGCTTTGGTTGGCCTCAGCGGAACCTTGGTCGATCTGATCTTGCTGGGTATGCTCAAAATGCTGGGCTGGGCCACAATTCTGGCCAACATCGTTTCCTACAGCGTCGGCATCATCAATAACTTTTGGTGGAACCGCCGTTGGACGTTTGCCAGTAATAATCCTGCTTGGTTGCCACAGTTTTTACGCTTTGGTGCGATTAGCTTGAGCGCCTTGGTGATCAATACCTTGATTGTGGCCGTAACCGAAGCTCCGCTCAATGATCTTTGGCAAAGCCATGGCTATGTGCTGGCCAAGGGAGTGGCGACGATGGTTGGTTTTGCGTGGAATTTTGGTTTGAATCGAATTTGGACATTTAATCTTGAGCATGAGGTGGTCGCATGA
- a CDS encoding sulfate ABC transporter substrate-binding protein, which translates to MKRLHFSLLSLLLVGLLAACGEASQTTTSNATVTTITLGAYTTPREAYAKLIPLFQAKWKTDTGGEVKFEESYQGSGAQSRAIVEGFEADIAALSLEADINRISNAGLITHDWKAGTHSGMVSTSIVVFAVREGNPKGIQNWADLAKPGVQILTPDPRTSGGAQWNILALYGAAKRGQITGVPANDEAAAQAFLASVLKNVVVFDKGARESITNFEKGVGDVAITYENEILVGQKGGQTYQMVIPTSTILIENPIALIDKSVEKHGNRQAVEAFITFLHSREAQEVFAEFGLRSVDADVAKATAERYPAINDLFTINEFGGWSKATPEYFGDDGVYAKVLAQVQQ; encoded by the coding sequence ATGAAACGCTTGCATTTCAGTTTATTGAGCTTGTTATTGGTCGGATTATTGGCTGCTTGTGGCGAGGCCAGCCAAACTACCACCAGCAATGCCACGGTTACCACTATCACCTTGGGTGCGTACACCACGCCACGCGAAGCCTACGCCAAGTTGATTCCGCTGTTTCAAGCCAAATGGAAAACCGATACTGGTGGTGAAGTCAAATTTGAAGAATCATATCAAGGTTCAGGGGCGCAATCACGGGCAATTGTTGAAGGCTTCGAAGCCGATATCGCGGCGCTTTCGCTCGAAGCTGATATTAATCGGATTAGCAATGCAGGCCTGATCACCCACGATTGGAAAGCTGGCACACATTCGGGCATGGTCAGTACCTCAATTGTGGTGTTTGCGGTACGCGAAGGTAACCCCAAAGGTATTCAAAATTGGGCCGATTTGGCCAAGCCTGGAGTGCAAATTTTAACGCCCGACCCACGCACCAGCGGCGGCGCACAATGGAACATTTTAGCGTTGTATGGGGCCGCCAAACGTGGTCAGATTACAGGCGTGCCCGCCAACGACGAAGCAGCAGCCCAAGCCTTTTTGGCTAGTGTGCTTAAAAATGTCGTGGTGTTTGATAAGGGTGCACGCGAAAGCATCACCAACTTTGAAAAAGGCGTTGGCGATGTGGCAATCACCTATGAAAACGAAATTTTGGTTGGGCAAAAAGGCGGCCAAACCTATCAAATGGTCATCCCAACGTCCACGATTTTGATCGAAAACCCGATTGCCCTAATCGATAAATCAGTTGAAAAACATGGCAATCGTCAAGCAGTCGAAGCTTTTATCACCTTCTTGCATAGCCGCGAAGCGCAAGAAGTCTTTGCTGAATTCGGCTTGCGCTCGGTTGATGCCGATGTTGCTAAAGCCACTGCTGAGCGCTATCCCGCCATCAACGATCTATTTACGATCAACGAATTTGGTGGTTGGAGCAAAGCCACGCCTGAATACTTTGGCGATGATGGTGTCTATGCCAAAGTGCTAGCACAGGTGCAACAATGA
- a CDS encoding acyltransferase, whose protein sequence is MAFFRQRFELARGLAGTNLRSMEGLRGIAVFLVFLVHFRSSIQPWLFSDGPTATINNALAMVGNTGVDLFFVLSGYLIYASLIKREQAYMGFIGRRIRRIYPTFFVIFMVYLGLSILFPAESKIPSGVTAATLYFIQNLIFLPGLLPIEPMITVAWSLSYEVFYYLIMPVIVLAIGLRGKTPQWRIGFFSVVGVVLTAVCIIWQGPLKLAMFIAGILLHELLESYRERTPAAWLGLLGLVMGTCAPLLPLTGMLGNAIRFTLIFSGFLLACWHCFSQTESWLKQALSWTPLRWLGNMSYSYYLIHGLALHAGFMLLGKLLPATPTAGWFFWLILPLMFGLTLVVGAALFIVVEHPMSLKNNAKPAVEPRDPEVRPALNADAA, encoded by the coding sequence ATGGCATTTTTTCGGCAGCGCTTTGAGCTAGCCCGTGGTTTAGCAGGAACCAACCTGCGCTCAATGGAAGGCTTGCGCGGAATCGCAGTTTTTTTGGTGTTTTTGGTGCACTTTCGTAGTTCAATTCAGCCGTGGTTATTCAGCGATGGCCCAACCGCAACGATTAATAATGCTTTGGCAATGGTTGGCAACACTGGGGTTGATTTATTTTTCGTGCTCAGTGGCTATTTGATCTATGCTTCGTTGATTAAACGTGAGCAAGCGTATATGGGCTTTATTGGGCGACGAATTCGGCGGATCTACCCGACGTTCTTTGTGATTTTCATGGTCTATCTGGGGTTATCAATTCTTTTTCCGGCTGAAAGCAAAATCCCCAGTGGCGTAACTGCTGCAACGCTCTATTTCATTCAAAACTTAATCTTTTTGCCTGGATTGCTGCCGATTGAGCCAATGATTACGGTGGCTTGGTCACTGAGCTATGAAGTATTTTACTATCTGATTATGCCAGTCATCGTCCTCGCGATTGGCTTGCGTGGCAAAACCCCCCAATGGCGGATCGGCTTTTTCAGCGTGGTTGGCGTGGTGCTCACCGCCGTTTGTATCATCTGGCAAGGCCCGCTGAAATTGGCGATGTTTATTGCGGGCATTTTGCTGCACGAATTGTTGGAATCGTATCGCGAGCGTACTCCAGCGGCTTGGCTTGGCTTGCTTGGTTTAGTTATGGGAACCTGTGCGCCGTTGTTGCCGCTGACTGGAATGTTGGGCAATGCGATTCGTTTTACATTAATTTTCAGTGGCTTTTTGCTGGCATGCTGGCACTGTTTTAGCCAAACTGAATCGTGGCTCAAACAAGCGCTTTCGTGGACACCACTGCGTTGGTTGGGCAATATGAGCTATTCATATTATTTGATTCATGGCTTGGCCTTACATGCAGGCTTTATGCTGCTTGGTAAGTTGCTGCCTGCTACCCCGACGGCTGGCTGGTTCTTTTGGCTGATCTTGCCGTTGATGTTTGGCTTGACGCTGGTGGTTGGTGCAGCGTTATTTATTGTGGTTGAACATCCAATGTCGCTGAAAAACAATGCCAAGCCTGCGGTTGAGCCGCGTGATCCAGAAGTTCGCCCAGCCCTCAACGCTGACGCTGCCTAA
- a CDS encoding DinB family protein, with product MIDFGPLKEGKLTLGELGASLSKQDLWDATDEMIGDLLGLLTDAVDADIVFVPSDPKANDPGASEEEKDMAWTFGHLICHVTSSNEEAALTALAMASGILPNERLRYETPWRDLQTLEQARQRLEESRRMCLSMLDAWPDQPHLEISKVLYEAWGPLNAHGRYFLGLKHLNDHVEQFHEVMRQAKAARS from the coding sequence ATGATCGATTTTGGGCCGTTGAAGGAAGGCAAACTAACATTGGGAGAGCTTGGGGCAAGCTTGAGCAAGCAAGATCTATGGGATGCAACCGACGAGATGATCGGTGACCTGCTCGGTTTATTAACTGATGCGGTTGATGCCGATATCGTCTTTGTGCCATCCGATCCCAAGGCCAACGATCCAGGAGCTTCCGAGGAAGAAAAGGATATGGCTTGGACGTTTGGTCATTTAATTTGCCATGTGACTTCGAGCAACGAAGAAGCTGCCTTGACCGCCTTGGCCATGGCTTCGGGTATTTTGCCCAATGAACGTTTGCGCTATGAAACCCCGTGGCGCGATTTGCAAACCCTTGAGCAAGCTCGCCAACGGCTCGAAGAAAGCCGCCGTATGTGCCTGAGCATGCTCGATGCCTGGCCCGACCAACCGCATCTTGAAATTAGCAAAGTGTTGTATGAAGCTTGGGGGCCACTCAACGCTCATGGCCGCTACTTTCTTGGTTTGAAGCATTTAAACGATCATGTTGAGCAATTTCATGAAGTAATGCGCCAAGCCAAAGCCGCCCGCAGCTAA